Genomic segment of Arachis hypogaea cultivar Tifrunner chromosome 16, arahy.Tifrunner.gnm2.J5K5, whole genome shotgun sequence:
AATGGTTGGTGCTAAGGCAGATAAGAAAAGCAGAACCGTCTAGAAATAAGCATCTATTTAGAACAAAAACTGTACAGATATATTAAAAAGAGTCCAAAAAAAAGAGTATGCTACTATGATTGATCAGTGCTTCCTATGATCAGCACTAAAGCACAAACATTGATTTTTGGTTGTGAATTGTGATCAATGGAAACTCTTGAATACCATTGCTATTACTATTAGCCAAATAAAATGATAATCTTGACTTCTTTCAATAAGATATCTACCAccataccaaaaaataaaaaaaggtcaAATATATACCAAGTAAATACTACAAATATCCAAGAGGATAAAGCATCATAGTTACAAAGAAAATGCGCAGAAATGTGGATAGAAATATTTACCTTGGGTCCTTTTACAGCAAGATAGTCACCAACCTTCATCTCACGGAAATGGTGTGACATCCTACCTTGTGGGTACATCTAATCAAGACATATTACAAAGACATTTGAAAGATTAATGAACATGAAGATTAATGTACATAAATAGAAATAGCATAACAATTTATTCAATCAATTCAGACATGCCTTAATAACAAGTTCAAAATGTCCAACATCTGAATCCAAAGTAGTAGGGGTATATGGTTTGATAACCTCCTCACCCTGGCTATCCTTACCCCTGTTAGAAAAAAGCAACTTTTCTCAAAATACGACaagaaaacagagaaaaataGTCACAAGATAAATTAGACACATGAAACAAGATTGTGCAACAGAACCTGCAACTTATGTGTTGCCCAATTGGAAGACCCAAAACAGAAGTCGGTGTTGGAAGCGCAAATGTGAACTTTGCCACATTATGGCTCAGTTGTAGACGCTTGACAAGCTTGAACTCCTTGAACTTCTCTGGGTCCAAGCAAGCTAGAAGCACAGGAACAACAACAATGATCACTTAACGAAatacaacaagaacaaaaattaatcatatagaaGAAACGTGAGGGCACGAAATTATGCCACATAAGACTAATGGAATTCTGTTTTACACTATCTCAAGCTTCAATTACTGTTAACTTTATCTTTAGTTTCATAATCAGTAATCTAAAAGCAAGCCCTTCGCTATGACACATACAAATGCCATTCCATGTAAAATTAGCAATTCAATTTTCTAGACTTAATGCACAAGAGCTTGATTTAAAGTAAAACAGGTTAATACTTGAAAATTTCCATTTTCAATGCACTCATGCGGtgtcatttcatcaaacattcCTATATTTTTCAGGTACCATAATTGCCACAAGATTAAGGCGACATTTTCATCAAAGGAAACTCCCTTTAATCAACATGCAAGATCACTTGTGCAATTAAAAGCATTTCAGAAACGAAAACCacttccaatccaatccaaacatTATCTAAACTATGAagaaatgaataacaaagcaaccGAAACATCAACGTCTATGAATCCAACCAATACATCAAATGGACAAACTGATTTATTAATTTTGCTTATTGAAACAGATACAAATTCAAATTCTCTACGCGAATCactgaaaaacaaagaaaacaaacaaataaatagaaTCCAGATCCTCATAATAAGGAATCAAGCGACCTGAAGACTGAAATGAATAAAATCATAAGAATTTGAAAGTGGCATAGAAAAAGGTTCGACCTTTGGGCTTCTTGGATGAGTAGATGTAGAAAGCACCAACACCAATGGCCACAACAGCAACGGCCAAACCCACGAGAATCTGATCCTCGGGCGTGAAAACCATGgcgtttgaatggaaaacaagtAATAGTGAAGGGgattagagagagggagagaatttaaGAGAGAGTGAGAGTGGGTGTGGTAGGTGAGACCTGAAAAGTGAAAACTCAGAACTCAGCAAACGTTCAAGGGATTGGTGGCTTGCTGCAACTACCAACCTCTCTCGAAGTTAGAGGTTCAAATTTTTTGTATCATTCATGGATTTTTAGATTTACACAATTACTTTTCTCCTAACAAAAGCAAAAATGTAAAATAGACTTATTTTATGgatttaattacataatattacATCACCAAAAATAATCGTATTTTGTATTCacattgttaattgttatctaaaataatataattgaacGAATGTATGAGATGTTTTATAGTAGcgcattaaaatcaaattttgttaaATGTTATCATCACCATATTATAAAGATACTGAAGCACTCATTAAATATATTTGTAGAGtacaaaagaaatttttaaatgatattcATTCAAATACGGTGTGtcatttctttcatttttatttttatttttattttaatggttAATTTTGCATCTTTTTTAGCCTGGACTCTCATTTTCTCCCCTTACTACATCtgggaaaaaaatatttgaataaacataaacataattcaaCGTATCATAATTGAACTCGTCTAAAGATTCATAAATTTGTTATAATGTTATAGGAGAAATAATTCATTAAAATCATCTAAACATCCTTGCTTTcttattttattgaatatttttatattgtatgatttttcttttctatattagtttttaaattggCTTGAATATAGTCTTTTATCTtatctatattaaaattaaaaattttatacaaataCCTAATTATATGTCGTTAAAGGTGTAAATATGCTTTAAAAACTATTCATCACTAACTTAAAAGACACTATGAAACATATAATGTTTGTATGTTATGCGTATTTTGTAGGGGAAAAATATAATGTTTGCATTGTATATGTATGCCAGAAGATTTACTAATTCTTATTTAAAATACAACTATTAAataaacattttaaatatttttggggttcagttttcaatttgatcTATAAACTCCAGTTTTCTACGTTTGACCGTTGAATAATTGAATTGGTATTTTACTATTTCCAGTATTTTGTTGTAATGTTGAGATAATTGCATTCCATTTTCCAAAACGAGCGAGTGTTTTTGACATTGTCAAGAGGATGTGGGATGTCTTTGTCAACGTATGCGAGGGCTTTTATTTCGGTACATTTGTGATAGTAAAAATACAGCTATGTCCAAATAGGAAAATGGATCTTCTCcaatttttttaacacttgaaaAAATACAATgtgattttattattaattttataaataagaccaaaattaaatataagaGAGAGAACAATGAAAGATGAGAGATCACAATTGACatcatccaattttttttactgAAGAGAATCCACTCTCGTCCAAATAAAATAAAGGTCTACTTAAGAAATTTGATCTTATTTACACTTATCCGATATTATAGAGGTCGAATGTGACGAGAGTAGTTtagttatatttatttaaataagtaactaatttttaaaatattttttatttatttaaaaagaagatctcaacaatttttttaagaaaaaaaaacggTGATTcaccaataaaaataaaactactctaaacagtaattatttattttactataatacaCTAACACTTTCAAATATATTTAAAACTTAATCTACTAAAATCTTACTTAAATCCTCACTAACTTAAGTATCGAAATTTCTTTTAGGTATTCCTTTATCTGCACACGATAAATTTAAATAGTGGTACCTCGacactaaaaatatcaaatactGTTTAAAAGGAGTTTAGACCTCACGTTCAAACCTAAAAAACAATTCAATTTTATGTAATCCTcagaataataatatttaaaacacTGTTTACATTTATTTCTGTACTCATTTATATAAATCATTACCCTTTTTAACATTTTCAAAGTTTATACAAAAATTGTCATAGGATAAGGAATTTATGTGAAAATTGACTAAGTTATAAATAAATAGAGGCAATAGTAATTTATGAAAAGTCAATTTTAACGCATAGCggtttacaaaaatatttaaactttTCAACTAGacttaaatatatacataaattaattaaataattttaaatattaaaaatataaaattttaaattgaagtataaataatatttgactTTCTTTTTCTTATCCTACTTTAACCAATTAATTGATATTGGTTTAAAAAAGTTATATGCCTATGCACACAATCTGTATATAATacctaaccttttttttttatcctactttagTTAATTGATAATGTTGACTTAAAAAAGTTATATTGGTTTATGTAcaaaatttaagaaataaatattattacagtgtttgaaaaatgaaaacaaattgTTTTTTTAGTACAAATTTGATAACAGCATCAAAATTAATCTTAGAAAAGGATGATTATACTATAACTTAGAtagtatttataataatattattcctATAAATTTaagaactaattttttatatattttaagaatttaCAGATTTGCAAGGAATTATATTACATccttaattttatacaaaataattctaatatttgaaaatctaaaaatattaaatgtaaggttttaaattaaagtaaaattaattaaagTTTAATTAGCTTAAAGTATGTAggataaaaatcttaatttcaTCATTTTAGGTGGGAGTACGTACTCCGTACTCTGtacaattttgaaaattgaagatgAGCGGTGGAGTGAGCCGGGAAGAGACtttgagggtgaaacacggtgaGGCAGCCGGTAATATTGgcggaagagataagggggagagcggGGGAGGGATTGCATCAGGGGAAAAGGAGGATCATATTTCGGGAGGGGTTTCTAAGCCTTTGAAGGTTTCGGACAAAGTTGTGGGTTCCAAGATTGCTAAAGCTTTTTCACTTGTTGAAACTTTATCGGGAGATAACATTGCGGTAGTTTCTGGGAAGCAAGGAGATCTCTTGCCACCGAGTGTCACGTTTACCCAAGAAGCTAAGAATTGCTTGGCAGAACCTTATAAGGATGCTATAGTGATTAAGGTGCTAGGTAAACATTATAGCTATACTGCATTGTCTCATAAACTCCGAACGGTATGGAGGATTAAGGgaggttttgatttattggacgtGGGATTTGACTACTTTCTTGTGAAGTTTGATGTAGCTGAGGAGCGAGAAAAGGTTCTCTTAGGAGGTCCGTGGATGATCGAGGGAAATTATGTGGCTGTGAAGCCTTGGGATCAAGAGTTTAGATCAAGTGAAAACTATTTTGGAGCAACTTTAGTGTGGATTAGAATTTCCGGATTACCAATTTGGTGCTACCAAGAAGATGCAATGCTCCGTGTTGCGGCTGCAGTTGGCATTCCCGTTAAGGTTGATTTGGCAACAAAATTAGCTGAAAGAGGACGATATGCTCGAGCCTGTGTTCAGATAGATTTAGGATTGCCAGTGACTAAGAAGATTCTTGTTGAAGGTGTTGAA
This window contains:
- the LOC112754724 gene encoding NADH--cytochrome b5 reductase 1 translates to MVFTPEDQILVGLAVAVVAIGVGAFYIYSSKKPKACLDPEKFKEFKLVKRLQLSHNVAKFTFALPTPTSVLGLPIGQHISCRGKDSQGEEVIKPYTPTTLDSDVGHFELVIKMYPQGRMSHHFREMKVGDYLAVKGPKGRFKYQPGEVRAFGMLAGGSGITPMFQVARAILENPQDKTKVHLIYANVTYEDILLKDELDGLVANHPGQFKVYYVLNQPPESWSGGVGFVSKEMIQAHCPSPATDIKILRCGPPPMNKAMAGHLEALGYAPEMQFQF